From a region of the Calliphora vicina chromosome 4, idCalVici1.1, whole genome shotgun sequence genome:
- the LOC135956580 gene encoding adult-specific cuticular protein ACP-22-like → MCDLTFVFVYWLLTAPVAQWIRHRPPKPGIVGSSPIWGKDFFAVCGLAAAGHYHHDVGQGGHGHDGGVAVHYSVVTEHKADHHGHEAGGHDAGHASVHTWGQDDGGHEDDHFDGGYVAEQYAGHDDGHYFEGHDAGHYSGHDGGHDDGHDHHAYPKYEFSYGVKDSKTGDIKSQSETRDGSNVKGSYTVKEADGTTRHVEYSADKHKGFNAVVHTLGKAHSGHDAKYTHVGDDHGYVHGKASSYVIVKKHEEKKH, encoded by the exons ATGTGTGATTTAACATTCGTTTTTGTCTATTGGTTGCTAACCGCCCCAGTGGCCCAATGGATACGGCATCGGCCTCCTAAGCCGGGGATTGTGGGTTCGAGTCCCATCTGGGGTAAAGATT TTTTTGCTGTTTGTGGTCTAGCAGCTGCTGGTCACTATCATCATGATGTTGGTCAGGGAGGACATGGTCATGATGGTGGTGTGGCCGTACATTATTCTGTGGTAACAGAACATAAGGCAGATCATCATGGTCATGAAGCTGGTGGCCATGATGCTGGTCATGCTAGTGTACATACTTGGGGACAAGATGATGGTGGTCACGAAGACGATCATTTTGATGGCGGTTATGTAGCAGAACAATATGCTGGCCATGATGACGGCCACTATTTTGAAGGTCATGATGCAGGACATTATAGTGGCCATGATGGCGGTCATGATGATGGCCACGATCATCATGCTTATCCTAAATATGAATTTTCTTATGGTGTTAAAGATTCTAAAACTGGTGACATTAAAAGCCAATCGGAAACCAGAGACGGCAGCAATGTTAAag gcAGCTACACCGTTAAAGAAGCTGATGGCACTACACGACATGTAGAGTATTCTGCTGACAAACACAAGGGTTTCAATGCTGTTGTCCATACTTTGGGCAAAGCTCACTCCGGCCATGATGCTAAGTACACTCATGTTGGAGATGATCATGGATATGTTCATGGCAAAGCTAGCAGTTATGTTATTGTTAAGAAGCATGAAGAAAAGAAACATTAA
- the LOC135956582 gene encoding adult-specific cuticular protein ACP-22-like, translating to MNSWTCFAIVLAVCGLAAAGHYHHDVGQGGHGHDGGVAVHYSVVTEHKADHYGHGTDGHDAGHASVHTWGQDDGGHEDDHSDGGYVAEQYAGHDDGHYFEGHDAGHYSGHDGGHDDGHDHHAYPKYEFSYGVKDSKTGDIKSQSETRDGSNVKGSYTVKEADGTTRHVEYSANKHKGFNAVVHTLGKAHSGHDAKYGHAGQDHGYGHGYGHGHGKASSYIIVKKQEEKKH from the exons atgaattcttGGACTTGTTTTGCTATAGTTTTAGCTGTTTGTGGTCTAGCAGCTGCTGGTCACTATCATCATGATGTTGGTCAGGGAGGACATGGTCATGATGGTGGTGTGGCCGTACATTATTCTGTGGTAACAGAACATAAGGCAGATCATTATGGTCATGGAACTGATGGTCATGATGCTGGTCATGCTAGTGTACATACTTGGGGACAAGATGATGGTGGTCACGAAGATGATCATTCTGATGGCGGTTATGTAGCAGAACAATATGCTGGTCATGATGACGGCCACTATTTTGAAGGTCATGATGCAGGACATTATAGTGGCCATGATGGCGGTCATGATGATGGCCATGATCATCATGCTTATCCTAAATATGAATTTTCTTATGGTGTTAAAGATTCTAAAACTGGTGACATTAAAAGCCAATCGGAAACCAGAGACGGCAGCAATGTTAAAg gcaGCTACACCGTTAAGGAAGCCGATGGCACTACACGTCATGTAGAGTATTCCGCTAATAAACACAAGGGTTTCAATGCTGTTGTCCACACTTTGGGCAAAGCTCACTCCGGCCATGATGCTAAGTATGGTCATGCTGGACAAGATCATGGTTATGGACATGGATATGGCCATGGTCATGGCAAAGCTAGCAGTTATATTATTGTTAAGAAACAAGAAGaaaagaaacattaa